One genomic segment of Pongo pygmaeus isolate AG05252 chromosome 19, NHGRI_mPonPyg2-v2.0_pri, whole genome shotgun sequence includes these proteins:
- the EIF1 gene encoding eukaryotic translation initiation factor 1 has product MSAIQNLHSFDPFADASKGDDLLPAGTEDYIHIRIQQRNGRKTLTTVQGIADDYDKKKLVKAFKKKFACNGTVIEHPEYGEVIQLQGDQRKNICQFLVEIGLAKDDQLKVHGF; this is encoded by the exons ATGTCCGCTATCCAGAACCTCCACTCTTTCG aCCCCTTTGCTGATGCAAGTAAGGGTGATGACCTGCTTCCTGCTGGCACTGAGGATTATATCCATATAAGAATTCAACAGAGAAACGGCAGGAAGACTCTTACTACTGTCCAAGGGATCGCTGATGATTACGATAAAAAGAAACTAGTGAAGGCGTTTAAGAAA AAGTTTGCCTGCAATGGTACTGTAATTGAGCATCCGGAATATGGAGAAGTAATTCAGCTACAGGGTGACCAACGCAAGAACATATGCCAGTTCCTCGTAGAG ATTGGACTGGCTAAGGACGATCAGCTGAAGGTTCATGGGTTTTAA